The Bacillota bacterium genome includes the window GAACTATGCAACAGATTGATAACGAGTGAGGTAAAAAAACCCAAACATCTTATAGTATCTGGTTATGCCGCCCCACATCTACCGCAAACGGACTTAAATAAAGATTTCGAAGATATTGCTGCAGAATTGGGTGGTATTTCAGATGAGGTATGGAATGATCAAGATTTGTATAATATTTTTATGCCGATTTTAAAATCCGATTTCCAACTACTTAAGGAGTATAATTATCCCAAAAACAGAAAACCAATAAGTACAGACATTACAGTATTTTATGGGGAGGAGGATACTAAAACTCCGTTCACAAAAGTAGTAAAATGGAGAGAATTAACAAGCGGCATGTTTTACTGTTATTCATTTAAAGGAGGACACTTTTTTATTAACCAGCATATGGAAGAAGTAATTGATTGCATTAAAAATATTATTAGCAATAAATAGAAAAGGAAAAAGTTAAATGAGAATTTTACCTGTACAAAAAAAATATTGTAATTGTATTCAAATGATAATAATTTCATATGCAGAAAGTAAAAATATACCATATGACCATATGTTTTTGACTAAACTCAATTTAACAAAAGATTTTTATGGATTTTTGCGATTAGAAGATGAAAATGATTTAAATTTAAGCTTTAAAAAAAATTTAAGTATAAGGAAAGAATTGATACAGTATGATAACTTGGATGATTTATTTGTTCACATTAATTTAAAATTGGAAGATACGCCGATATTAGTTCATATTGATGCATTTGCATGTCCTTGGAATGAAGCATACAAAAAAATCAATGTTTGCCACTGTTTTTTAATAATTGATATTATTGGTGATACCTTAATAATTGTTGATCCTTACTGCTCAAAGGATATAATTCGGATAGATAAAAATATCCTATATAAATGGAAAGCTATAGAAGGTAATTTGGTTTATAAGCTGGTAATAGCTGCTTTAAAATACGAACCTGTCATAATAGAAGAGAAATTTTATTACAATATACTGGTTGATATAGTAAAAGTATTCGATATTGCAAAATATAAAGCAATTTGTGCTGATTTTTATGAACGGATTCGGGAAGATAAGTCTTATTGGAAAGACGAAAATCTATATATGAATCTGATTATGAACATAAATAATATCGCTTCACACCGCATGTTATTCGCAGAATCGCTAAATTACATCATACATGTATACCCCGATACTTATTATTCTTTAAAAGTATTGATACCATTATTACAGGAAATAAGCAAGAATTATACTTTCCTGAAAAATTTTTTTGTTAAAGAATTATTAACTCAAAAATCAAAAATCAAAAAACAAAGAAATTAAATCAATATTGGAAATTATTAACCAATAAGAATTCGATATGATTTATCAGTTGAAAGAAATATTGAAAGAAAAATAAATCAAAAAAGTTTATAAGAGGTTGCATTATGTTTAAAATAGGAATCATCGGTTGCGGATGGATTGTGAAAAAAGCATATTTGCCTGTTCTTGCCCAAATGAGCGATGTGAAAGTAAGCGGAATATTTGACATCAATTTTAAAAATGCGAGTAATATACGGAAGCAATACAAAATCTACGACAATATAGACGATTTTTTATGCACATCGCATGATGCTGTTATAATTGCTACACCAAATAACACTCACTCATATTATACAAATCTGGTTTTAAATTCAGGCATACATGTATTATGTGAAAAGCCTGTGGCATTTACAAGGTCTGCTGCTGAATTTTCAGTTTCCACAGCTAAAGCGAATCAAAAAATTTATCTTCCTGCGCTTGTAAACAGATTCAGAAAAGACGTTTTGAAATTCTGTGAGCTGGTTTCTTTGATTGGTGAGGTACTGGAAGTTGATGTCAGCTGGATTCGCAAATCAGGAATACCAAGGCCAGGCACATGGATTACAAACAGGGAAAAAGCAGGTGGCGGAGCATTAATTGATATTGGTACTCATGTAATAGATATAGGTTTAATGTTTATTTCAGACAAAAGAATAAAACATGAACATTTGATTTACGTAACCATTGAAGATATTGAACACAAAGGAGCCCAATGGAATATGAGCAATGAAAGCCAAAATATATCCATTGATGTGGAGACTTGGGCCAAGGGTGAAATAGTATTTGGCAATAATGTAGTACTGAAATTTAATGTTAGCTGGGCGTCCGATGTCAGCGAGGATGTTACAGCTATTAAAGTGGTTGGGACCAATGGGACAGTCAGTATGGACACATTGTTCGGGTTTAGCAACAATTTTATGCGGAAAAATATTATAATTAGACATACAGCGAAGGATGGCAAAGAGGAAACTGTATACTTCCCAATGAATAATACATTTGCGTTAGATGCTTTTAGTGACTTGGTTACCTATTTTATTGATTTGATATATGGGAATCGATTGAAAATTCTACAGCCGTCAGACGGTATTTATATTGTTGATGCG containing:
- a CDS encoding thioesterase, translated to MSNERIKLLCIPYAGSSACYYNKWTPYFNNNITVHPVELAGRGIRSDEGFYNSFDDAIEDLLNKVLRIIGESEYVLFGHSMGALIAYELCNRLITSEVKKPKHLIVSGYAAPHLPQTDLNKDFEDIAAELGGISDEVWNDQDLYNIFMPILKSDFQLLKEYNYPKNRKPISTDITVFYGEEDTKTPFTKVVKWRELTSGMFYCYSFKGGHFFINQHMEEVIDCIKNIISNK
- a CDS encoding Gfo/Idh/MocA family oxidoreductase, producing MFKIGIIGCGWIVKKAYLPVLAQMSDVKVSGIFDINFKNASNIRKQYKIYDNIDDFLCTSHDAVIIATPNNTHSYYTNLVLNSGIHVLCEKPVAFTRSAAEFSVSTAKANQKIYLPALVNRFRKDVLKFCELVSLIGEVLEVDVSWIRKSGIPRPGTWITNREKAGGGALIDIGTHVIDIGLMFISDKRIKHEHLIYVTIEDIEHKGAQWNMSNESQNISIDVETWAKGEIVFGNNVVLKFNVSWASDVSEDVTAIKVVGTNGTVSMDTLFGFSNNFMRKNIIIRHTAKDGKEETVYFPMNNTFALDAFSDLVTYFIDLIYGNRLKILQPSDGIYIVDAIERLYKSSFMRKVDI